Proteins from one Acetoanaerobium noterae genomic window:
- a CDS encoding sigma-54 interaction domain-containing protein has product MDNENNIFLKENKDNLDYKEILNVILNNAYEWLVIIDDKGYIMMMSKGYKEFIGDMVPEGKHVTEVIENTKLHDIVKTGKTQIGEIQIIKGQQVIASRLPIIKDNKIIGAIGKVIFKDITDFYDMSKKIITMEKEIKYYKDQLKKQKSAKYSFSNIIGESKSLMEVKNICQRAAMSDSNVLIMGESGTGKELFAHAIHNASDRASGPFVKINCAAIPSELLESELFGYEGGAFTGAKKEGKVGKFELANGGSIFLDEIGDMPLQMQVKLLRVLQEREIERIGSTKTRPINVRIISATNKNLEEEVKSANFREDLYYRLNVMSVNIEPLRKRKDDIRPLAKALVKKLSSQMGVHVDSISEKAMAALEAYDWPGNIRELENVIERSINLLDSDRIIKVSTLPVHITQSHKTHVYIAGSTLKEQLYDVEKSIILECLNENQGNKQKTANDLDMSRTSLYQKLKSYGID; this is encoded by the coding sequence ATGGATAATGAAAACAACATATTCTTAAAAGAAAACAAAGATAATTTAGATTATAAAGAAATATTAAATGTTATTCTTAATAATGCTTATGAATGGCTAGTAATAATAGATGATAAAGGCTATATCATGATGATGAGCAAAGGCTATAAGGAATTTATAGGAGATATGGTTCCTGAAGGCAAGCATGTTACTGAAGTTATCGAAAATACAAAACTTCATGATATTGTTAAAACTGGAAAAACTCAAATTGGGGAAATACAGATAATTAAAGGTCAGCAGGTTATAGCCTCAAGACTTCCTATTATTAAAGACAATAAAATTATAGGAGCCATAGGGAAAGTTATATTCAAGGACATAACTGATTTTTATGATATGTCAAAAAAAATCATAACTATGGAAAAAGAAATTAAATATTATAAGGATCAGCTTAAAAAACAAAAAAGTGCCAAATACTCATTTTCAAATATAATTGGTGAGAGCAAATCTCTTATGGAAGTAAAAAATATCTGCCAAAGAGCAGCAATGTCAGATTCGAATGTACTTATTATGGGAGAAAGTGGAACTGGAAAAGAGCTTTTTGCTCATGCAATTCACAATGCAAGTGACAGAGCTTCTGGACCTTTTGTTAAGATAAACTGTGCAGCTATCCCTTCTGAGCTTTTAGAATCTGAGTTATTTGGCTATGAAGGTGGAGCTTTTACTGGAGCAAAGAAAGAAGGCAAGGTTGGTAAATTTGAGCTTGCAAATGGAGGAAGTATATTCTTAGATGAAATCGGAGATATGCCTCTTCAGATGCAAGTTAAACTTCTTAGAGTTCTTCAAGAAAGAGAAATTGAAAGGATTGGCTCAACTAAAACTAGACCTATTAATGTAAGAATAATATCTGCAACCAATAAAAACCTCGAAGAAGAAGTTAAGTCTGCTAATTTTAGAGAAGATTTGTATTATAGACTTAATGTAATGAGCGTTAATATAGAGCCTCTAAGAAAAAGAAAAGATGATATAAGACCACTTGCAAAAGCTCTAGTAAAGAAACTTTCAAGTCAAATGGGAGTACATGTAGATAGCATAAGTGAAAAGGCTATGGCAGCTTTAGAAGCATATGACTGGCCGGGGAATATAAGAGAACTAGAAAATGTCATCGAGCGGTCTATAAACCTACTCGATTCAGATAGAATAATAAAGGTTTCTACATTACCTGTTCATATTACTCAGTCTCATAAAACCCATGTATATATTGCTGGAAGCACTCTTAAAGAGCAGCTATACGATGTAGAAAAAAGTATAATTCTTGAATGCTTGAATGAGAATCAAGGAAATAAGCAAAAGACAGCAAATGATTTAGATATGAGTAGGACTAGCCTATATCAGAAGTTAA
- a CDS encoding YczE/YyaS/YitT family protein produces MQNLDVIFKRLPKLMMGFILIAIGTNIMKASKLGLNSWGAFNEGLTVITGISFGRINQMIGIAVLIIAIFIKIYPGIGTILNMYFIGLFIDIVDSLAFIGIPVDMPTRLIYLFVGLFIFHLGGYMYMSCELGCGPRDSLMIGLIKITGKPVSYIRTIIEATVLVLGILLGGTFGIGTIVNTFLGGPLLGAIYKFFKFDPKKINQINLFSLNKQSA; encoded by the coding sequence TTGCAGAATTTGGATGTTATATTTAAAAGATTGCCAAAACTTATGATGGGATTTATACTCATTGCAATTGGTACAAATATAATGAAAGCTTCAAAACTAGGTTTAAATTCTTGGGGAGCGTTTAATGAAGGACTAACTGTAATTACAGGCATATCATTTGGCAGAATTAACCAAATGATAGGTATAGCAGTTCTTATTATAGCTATTTTTATTAAAATTTATCCAGGAATAGGTACTATTTTAAACATGTACTTTATTGGCCTTTTTATTGATATTGTCGATTCATTAGCTTTTATTGGGATTCCTGTAGATATGCCTACTAGACTTATTTACTTATTTGTAGGGCTCTTTATTTTTCACCTCGGAGGCTATATGTACATGAGCTGTGAGCTTGGCTGTGGACCGAGAGACAGCTTAATGATAGGTCTCATAAAAATAACGGGAAAACCAGTTTCATACATAAGAACAATAATTGAAGCTACTGTTCTAGTTTTAGGAATATTACTAGGAGGTACTTTTGGAATAGGAACAATTGTAAATACATTTTTAGGAGGACCTTTACTAGGAGCGATATACAAATTTTTTAAATTTGACCCAAAGAAAATCAATCAAATCAACTTATTTTCTTTAAATAAGCAATCTGCTTAA
- a CDS encoding glutamine--tRNA ligase/YqeY domain fusion protein — translation MNSNDKNMSAESAIIQSNFIHNIIDEDLKKGTYGQKVYTRFPPEPNGYLHIGHAKSICLNFGTAIKYNGKCNLRFDDTNPVKEEVEYVESIKEDVKWLGFEWDELLFASDYFEEMYQLAVKLIKKDKAYVCELTPEQMREYRGNFDTPGKDSPYRNRPIEESLSLFEKMRAGEFAEGQMTLRAKIDMASPNMNMRDPALYRIVHASHHRTGDAWCIYPMYDYAHPLEDAIEGITHSICTLEFEAHRPFYDWVLIETEWNNPPKQIEFARLEMTNMVMSKRYLKKLVDEKLVQGWDDPRMSTISGLRRRGYTPSSIRTFAEKIGVSKANSEVDISLLEHCIREDLKLTAHRKMAVLDPLKLVITNYPEGEVEYLDAENNSENPELGNRKIPFTKELYIERDDFMENPPSKYYRLFPGNEVRLRNAYFVKCEEVIKDDAGNIVEVRCTYDPETKSGTGFTGRKVKGTIHWVSATHNVKASVRLYDYLFVKSENDEEGYVYNANSLKVLDECYLEKSFEDAKKDDKYQFNRHGYFVVDTKDTTQNHLVFNRIVSLKDSFNKK, via the coding sequence ATGAACAGTAATGATAAAAATATGAGTGCAGAATCTGCTATTATTCAATCTAATTTTATTCATAACATCATAGATGAAGATTTGAAAAAAGGTACTTATGGTCAGAAAGTATACACTAGATTTCCTCCAGAGCCGAATGGTTATTTACATATAGGTCATGCAAAATCCATTTGCCTTAACTTTGGAACTGCAATAAAATACAATGGAAAATGCAATTTGAGATTTGATGATACAAATCCAGTTAAAGAAGAAGTTGAGTATGTAGAATCTATAAAAGAAGACGTAAAATGGCTTGGTTTTGAATGGGACGAGCTTCTTTTTGCATCTGATTATTTTGAAGAAATGTATCAGCTCGCTGTAAAGCTAATAAAAAAGGACAAAGCATATGTTTGTGAGCTTACTCCTGAGCAGATGAGAGAATATAGAGGTAACTTTGATACTCCTGGAAAAGACAGCCCTTATAGAAATAGGCCAATAGAAGAAAGCTTAAGTCTTTTTGAAAAAATGAGAGCTGGAGAATTTGCAGAAGGACAAATGACTCTAAGAGCTAAGATAGACATGGCTTCTCCAAATATGAATATGAGAGACCCTGCACTTTATCGTATAGTTCACGCTAGTCACCATAGAACAGGTGATGCATGGTGCATCTACCCTATGTATGATTACGCTCATCCACTTGAAGATGCAATTGAAGGGATTACTCATTCTATATGTACACTTGAATTTGAAGCGCATAGACCTTTTTATGATTGGGTACTAATTGAAACTGAGTGGAATAATCCACCAAAGCAAATAGAGTTTGCAAGGTTAGAGATGACTAATATGGTTATGAGTAAGAGATATCTCAAAAAATTAGTTGATGAAAAACTAGTGCAAGGTTGGGATGACCCAAGAATGTCTACTATTTCAGGACTTAGAAGAAGAGGATATACTCCGTCATCGATAAGAACCTTTGCTGAGAAGATAGGTGTATCAAAAGCAAATAGTGAAGTTGATATTTCACTTTTAGAGCATTGCATAAGAGAAGATTTAAAACTTACTGCCCATAGAAAAATGGCTGTACTAGACCCTCTCAAGCTTGTTATTACTAATTATCCTGAAGGCGAAGTAGAGTATCTGGATGCAGAAAATAATTCAGAAAATCCTGAACTAGGTAATAGAAAGATTCCATTTACTAAGGAGCTATATATTGAGAGAGATGATTTTATGGAAAATCCTCCATCAAAATATTATAGATTATTCCCAGGAAATGAAGTTAGACTTAGAAATGCATATTTTGTTAAATGTGAAGAGGTTATTAAGGATGACGCAGGCAATATAGTAGAAGTGCGTTGCACCTATGATCCTGAGACTAAATCAGGAACTGGCTTTACAGGTAGAAAAGTGAAAGGTACTATCCACTGGGTGAGCGCTACTCATAATGTTAAAGCAAGTGTTAGACTTTATGACTATCTTTTTGTAAAAAGCGAGAATGACGAGGAAGGCTATGTTTACAATGCTAATTCACTAAAAGTTCTAGATGAATGTTATTTAGAAAAAAGCTTTGAGGATGCAAAAAAAGATGATAAATATCAGTTTAACAGACATGGATACTTTGTTGTTGATACGAAAGATACAACACAAAATCATCTTGTTTTTAATAGAATAGTGTCTTTAAAAGATTCATTTAATAAAAAATAA
- a CDS encoding LytS/YhcK type 5TM receptor domain-containing protein produces MFEIAKNLIHSLNFVLIITFIISNLPAFKRFIQKDEYSRFDLVILGIIFSFFGIAGTYLGTNVNGAVASTRIIGVMAGGILCGPFVGIVSGIITGIHRILYDIQGITSIACGLTTVIAGFVSAFIYTRDKKYSKWVYGLIGGIFVVSIEMLLVLFISRPTYMAFNIVKSIYLPLSFANAIGICIVILLIQKIFDEKDQTSAIQAQLSLEIANKTLPYFRDINDESLQKICSIIKDSTDLAAVSITDKHRVLAYSGLDCDYHSKKHPINPLTTGTVFDTGKHLILNTSEEIKCKNLDCNLKSCIIVPLYEGNEVTKTLKLYSTKEKGISYTHEKLALGLSQLMSTQMELSKVTNLKALATKAEIKALQAQINPHFLFNSLNTIVSFVRINPDKARDLIVNLSVFLRYNIEESNGFVDITKEIDQVKAYIAIEQARFGDKLKIEYDIDNDIKLTIPSLIIQPIVENAIKHGVLESNGKGKVVISIKKQNEDSVLVTIEDDGFGVPDEVIDSLYSETHSQNKIGMANVHNRLKHLYGNGLKIENLKIGTKISFVLKQKEAVL; encoded by the coding sequence ATGTTCGAAATTGCAAAAAATTTAATACATAGCTTAAATTTTGTACTTATAATAACTTTCATAATTTCTAATCTTCCTGCATTTAAAAGATTTATTCAAAAAGATGAGTACTCACGATTTGACTTAGTTATTTTGGGGATAATTTTTTCTTTTTTTGGTATAGCTGGTACCTACCTTGGTACCAATGTAAATGGTGCTGTAGCGAGCACTAGAATAATTGGTGTCATGGCAGGTGGGATTTTATGTGGGCCATTTGTTGGCATTGTTTCTGGAATAATTACAGGCATACATAGGATACTATACGATATACAAGGTATAACCTCTATTGCTTGTGGACTTACCACTGTAATAGCTGGTTTTGTATCCGCTTTTATATATACTCGAGATAAAAAATATTCAAAATGGGTTTATGGTCTAATTGGAGGAATATTTGTTGTAAGTATAGAAATGTTACTAGTTCTATTTATATCAAGGCCTACATACATGGCTTTTAATATAGTGAAAAGTATCTATCTTCCTCTTAGTTTCGCTAATGCAATTGGGATATGTATTGTTATCCTCTTAATACAGAAAATCTTTGATGAAAAAGACCAGACTTCAGCAATTCAGGCTCAGCTTTCTTTAGAAATAGCTAATAAAACACTGCCCTATTTTAGAGATATAAATGATGAATCTCTTCAAAAAATTTGTTCTATTATTAAGGATTCAACTGATTTAGCGGCTGTATCTATAACAGATAAGCATAGAGTACTTGCATATAGCGGTTTAGATTGTGACTATCATAGCAAAAAACATCCTATTAACCCTCTAACAACAGGAACCGTTTTTGATACAGGCAAGCATTTAATTTTGAACACTTCTGAAGAAATAAAGTGTAAGAATTTGGACTGCAATTTAAAATCATGTATCATAGTTCCTCTATACGAAGGCAACGAGGTAACAAAAACTTTAAAGCTATATTCAACAAAAGAAAAAGGTATATCCTATACTCATGAAAAATTGGCTTTAGGATTATCTCAGCTCATGTCAACCCAAATGGAATTAAGCAAAGTTACAAACCTTAAAGCCTTGGCTACAAAAGCAGAAATTAAAGCTCTACAAGCTCAGATTAATCCTCACTTTTTATTTAACTCCTTAAATACAATAGTTTCTTTTGTAAGAATCAATCCTGATAAAGCTAGAGACTTAATAGTTAACTTATCCGTGTTCTTAAGATACAATATTGAGGAATCAAATGGTTTCGTCGATATTACTAAAGAAATAGACCAAGTAAAAGCATATATCGCTATAGAGCAAGCAAGATTTGGAGATAAACTAAAAATTGAATATGATATTGACAATGATATTAAACTTACTATTCCTTCATTGATAATTCAGCCCATAGTAGAAAATGCTATAAAGCATGGTGTTTTAGAATCAAATGGAAAAGGTAAGGTTGTTATAAGTATTAAAAAACAAAATGAGGATTCAGTTTTAGTAACTATTGAAGATGACGGTTTTGGAGTTCCAGACGAAGTGATAGATAGTTTGTACTCTGAAACTCATAGTCAAAATAAAATTGGTATGGCCAATGTACATAATAGACTTAAGCATCTTTATGGTAATGGACTTAAAATTGAAAATTTAAAAATTGGTACAAAAATTAGCTTTGTTTTAAAGCAAAAGGAGGCTGTATTGTGA
- a CDS encoding LytR/AlgR family response regulator transcription factor, whose protein sequence is MNCIIVDDEFPAIKELEYFIKNFSTIKIENTFESSIEALEYIQEKSVDVIFLDIHMPKLDGMSFSRVIKTLKIKPLIVFISAYSDYAVEAFEVCAFDYILKPYSQNRIVETLSKLEQTSTSSCLQNTITLWQNEKFIVLDYNQIYFCKANKHEVHVYTKTDEYILHTCLTDFYLKLPHDKFFKTHRSYIVNLDKISEIIPWFNNTYVLKLKGLNEEIPVSRQNISQFKTLMRI, encoded by the coding sequence GTGAATTGCATCATTGTAGACGATGAGTTTCCAGCTATCAAAGAATTAGAGTATTTCATTAAAAACTTTAGTACAATTAAAATAGAAAATACATTTGAGAGCAGTATTGAAGCCTTAGAATACATACAAGAGAAGTCTGTTGATGTTATATTTTTAGATATACATATGCCAAAACTAGATGGAATGAGTTTTTCTAGGGTGATAAAAACTCTCAAAATAAAACCTCTAATAGTATTTATCAGTGCATACAGTGACTATGCCGTTGAAGCCTTTGAAGTCTGCGCATTTGATTATATTCTTAAACCTTATTCTCAAAACAGAATAGTAGAAACCCTCTCAAAGCTAGAGCAAACTTCAACCTCTAGCTGTTTACAGAATACTATAACCCTATGGCAAAATGAAAAATTTATTGTTCTTGACTATAATCAAATTTATTTCTGTAAGGCTAACAAACATGAAGTCCACGTGTATACAAAAACAGACGAATATATACTCCATACCTGCTTAACTGATTTTTATTTAAAACTTCCTCATGATAAGTTTTTTAAAACGCATCGATCATATATTGTGAATTTAGATAAAATATCTGAAATAATTCCTTGGTTTAATAACACCTATGTATTAAAGCTAAAAGGACTTAATGAAGAAATACCAGTTAGTCGTCAAAATATATCCCAATTCAAAACTTTAATGCGCATCTGA
- a CDS encoding carbon starvation CstA family protein gives MNSLILLFIGIILFLGAYSIYGGFLAKKWGVDSKIKTPAHTLRDDIDYCPASAKVLLGHHFSSIAGAGPITGPIQAAVFGWLPVYLWILLGSIFVGGVHDWGALFASVRHEGKSIGEIIRVNIGETGKKLFNFFAYLTLILVVAAFTDICAGTFAFDPAAPENLTGARAGTASILFIILAMSFGYFVYRKGASLLLSTVIGVVLLFGCIYLGYQFPVLKLSKLTWDIILLVYIFLASTMPVWLLLQPRDYLCSFLLYAMLAGSVIGILIVRPTMVIPAVTSFSVGQGAQTQYLFPMLFVIVACGAVSGFHSLVASGTSSKQLNSESDTKLIGYGAMLIEGIVAIIALIAVGYVKDATGTPAQIFASGVAEFMSKFGIPTSLGSVFVILAFSAFALTSLDTATRIGRYMFQEMTTKEDGSTTVLSNMYVSTAVTVGLSALLLSFGYQKIWPIFGSANQLLAGLSLLAVSAWLAKSGKDNKMTVLPMIFMFAVTLSALALVAKNNLLGGNLVIAAIAAVLFILAIVLIVTTFKLFFGKKDKNTHKASA, from the coding sequence ATGAATTCATTAATACTTTTATTCATAGGAATTATTCTTTTTTTAGGAGCATACAGCATTTATGGAGGCTTTTTAGCAAAAAAATGGGGAGTAGATTCAAAAATAAAAACTCCAGCCCACACCTTGCGTGATGATATTGACTATTGTCCAGCTAGTGCTAAAGTGCTTCTTGGCCATCATTTTTCTTCAATTGCTGGTGCTGGACCAATAACAGGACCAATACAGGCAGCAGTTTTCGGATGGCTTCCTGTATATCTTTGGATATTACTTGGTAGTATCTTTGTCGGAGGAGTTCATGATTGGGGAGCACTGTTCGCTTCAGTAAGACATGAAGGAAAATCGATTGGAGAAATAATTAGAGTAAATATAGGCGAAACAGGAAAAAAACTTTTTAACTTCTTTGCCTACTTGACTCTTATTCTTGTAGTTGCTGCATTTACTGATATTTGTGCTGGCACCTTTGCTTTCGATCCTGCTGCTCCAGAGAATCTAACTGGTGCTAGAGCTGGTACAGCTTCTATTTTATTCATAATTTTAGCAATGAGCTTTGGATACTTTGTGTATAGAAAAGGTGCAAGCTTACTTTTATCTACAGTAATTGGAGTCGTATTATTATTTGGATGTATTTATCTAGGTTATCAATTCCCAGTTCTAAAACTTTCAAAATTAACTTGGGATATCATACTTCTAGTTTACATATTCCTAGCATCTACTATGCCTGTTTGGCTACTCCTTCAGCCAAGAGATTACCTTTGTTCATTCCTACTATATGCTATGCTAGCTGGATCAGTGATAGGTATACTTATAGTTAGACCTACTATGGTAATACCAGCTGTTACAAGTTTTTCTGTTGGGCAGGGTGCTCAAACTCAATACCTTTTCCCTATGCTGTTTGTTATAGTTGCTTGCGGAGCTGTTTCAGGCTTTCACTCTTTGGTTGCATCAGGCACAAGCTCAAAACAGCTTAACAGTGAATCAGATACGAAGCTAATTGGATATGGTGCTATGCTAATCGAAGGAATCGTCGCTATAATAGCACTTATCGCTGTAGGCTATGTTAAAGATGCTACTGGAACTCCTGCTCAAATTTTTGCAAGTGGAGTAGCTGAATTTATGAGCAAATTTGGAATTCCTACTTCATTAGGTTCAGTGTTTGTCATATTAGCTTTCTCAGCATTTGCTCTTACCAGTCTTGATACTGCAACTAGAATAGGTAGATACATGTTCCAAGAAATGACTACAAAGGAAGATGGAAGCACAACTGTTTTAAGTAACATGTATGTTTCTACTGCTGTAACAGTTGGATTATCTGCTTTGCTTTTATCTTTTGGATACCAAAAAATTTGGCCTATATTTGGATCAGCAAATCAGTTATTAGCAGGGCTATCGCTACTTGCTGTCTCAGCATGGCTAGCAAAATCAGGTAAGGATAATAAAATGACTGTTCTACCTATGATATTCATGTTTGCAGTAACCTTATCAGCTTTAGCATTAGTTGCTAAAAATAACCTTCTTGGAGGAAATTTAGTAATCGCTGCTATAGCAGCTGTTTTATTCATATTAGCAATTGTATTGATTGTAACAACTTTCAAATTATTCTTTGGTAAGAAAGATAAAAACACTCATAAAGCTAGTGCTTAA